One Ovis aries strain OAR_USU_Benz2616 breed Rambouillet chromosome 4, ARS-UI_Ramb_v3.0, whole genome shotgun sequence DNA window includes the following coding sequences:
- the LOC101102806 gene encoding olfactory receptor 2F1-like, with protein sequence MGRNNLTWVSEFVLLGLSGDRQTQAGLFVLFGATYLLTLLGNGLILVLVRLDSRLQLPMYFFLGNLSVVDICYTSSGVPQMLAHFLLEKKTISSARCGTQHFFSLALGGTEFLLLAAMAYDRYVAVCNPLRYAAVMGPRLCAGLAAVSWLVGLANAAVETAVTVRLPTCGRHVLNHVACETLALVRLACVDVTLNQAVILASSVVVLLVPCCLVALSYARIVAAVLQIRSSAGRRKAFGTCASHLTVVSMSYGMALVTYMQPRATASAEQDKVVVLFYAVVTPMLNPLIYSLRNKEIKAALTRVLTRSSESTW encoded by the coding sequence ATGGGGAGGAACAACCTGACCTGGGTGAGTGAGTTTGTCCTGCTGGGCCTCTCCGGGGACCGGCAGACCCAGGCTGGGCTGTTTGTCTTGTTCGGGGCCACCTATCTGCTGACCTTGCTGGGCAACGGACTCATCCTCGTCCTGGTCCGGCTGGATTCCCGCCTCCAGCtgcccatgtacttcttcctcggCAACCTCTCCGTAGTGGACATCTGCTACACCTCCAGCGGGGTTCCTCAGATGCTGGCTCACTTCCTCCTGGAGAAGAAGACCATCTCCTCCGCCCGATGTGGTACCCAGCACTTCTTCTCGCTGGCCCTGGGGGGCACCGAGTTCCTGCTGCTGGCCGCCATGGCCTATGATCGCTACGTGGCCGTCTGCAACCCCCTGCGCTACGCGGCCGTCATGGGGCCGCGGCTCTGCGCAGGCCTGGCCGCCGTCTCCTGGCTCGTGGGCCTGGCGAACGCGGCGGTGGAGACTGCGGTCACCGTGCGTCTGCCCACCTGTGGGCGCCACGTGCTGAACCACGTGGCCTGTGAGACACTGGCGCTCGTCAGGCTAGCCTGCGTGGACGTCACCCTCAACCAGGCGGTCATACTGGCATCCAGCGTGGTGGTGCTTTTGGTGCCCTGCTGCCTAGTCGCGCTGTCCTACGCGCGCATTGTGGCCGCCGTCTTGCAGATCCGCTCCAGCGCGGGGCGCCGCAAAGCCTTCGGGACCTGCGCCTCGCACCTCACCGTGGTCTCCATGTCTTACGGCATGGCCCTGGTTACCTACATGCAGCCCCGCGCCACCGCCTCTGCCGAGCAGGACAAGGTGGTGGTGCTCTTCTACGCGGTGGTGACCCCTATGTTGAATCCGCTCATCTACAGTCTGAGGAACAAGGAGATAAAGGCTGCTCTGACTCGGGTTCTGACGAGGAGCTCTGAATCAACATGGTAG